ATTGGCGTTTACATTCGTCAATACAGTTCCATTGATTCCAACAGATGCATTGGCTCTGGCATAATCCTTATAGCGCGGAGATGTATAATCAGGCAGTTTATGCCAGTCCCATAAAGAAGCTCCTGCATAGCCTCTCTCAACTGTCCGGTTCAGATTATCCCAGTGATTCAGAATCCGGTGATTGATTTTTGGAGTATTGACACTATTCACTGCACTTATGTCTTGATGGGTTTGTATCAGTCGCAGAAAATGAAAAACACCATACAAGACTCCGACATCTGTGTTGGCAGCAATGACTATATTCTGTGTTGTGCCTACCTTTGTACGTTGGATGATAAATCCTTCATTACCTATTGTTGCCAACTGATTTTTCAGGTTTAGAGAAGCAATCAGTTTTGAAGTAGAGGGAGTACCAACAATTAATGTTCCCTCCTTTGTTGCCTGATTCACAAATGAAACATCTGTTCCCAGTAATCCTTTTAATCCAAGGGTCAGTTCTTCTCTGGCAACCTGTATGGTTTCAGACTGCCCATCCAGTACAATCTGACTTACAGCATTTCGATAAGCAGCTACTTTTGCAGGATCAGCCAGCTTGTCATATCGTAGCCATAATCGATAACCATCTTCTGCATACCCCGAAGAAGAAAAGGATATAAGAACAAACAGTAGTAATAGTGTATTTATAGAGAATAATTTCATATCTGGCAATGTTGAAAAAGCAGTTTCAGAAATAATAAAACGACGCAGGCTTACCAACCTTCAGCACGACAAATGCCTAGTTCCAAACCACGTAATTCGGCTAGTCCACGCATACGGCCAATACAGGAATATCCCGGATTGGTTACTTTGGCCATATCATCCATCATCTGGTGACCATGATCCGGACGGAAAGGAATAGGTTCAGCCACTTGTTGTTGAATAGTCAAGATCTCTTTCATTACAGCATACATATCTACATCTCCACCTAAATGATCATCTTCATAAAAATTCCCATATTCATCTTTGGTTACATTGCGTAAATGAACAAAGTGAATTCTCGTCCCAACTTTTTTGGCCATTTCTGGCAGGTTATTCTCAGGATTCGCGCCCAGTGATCCTGTACAGAAACAGATTCCATTGCTTTTATCAGGAACAGCAGACAGAATGTATTCCAGATCATCGGCTCTACTTACAATACGAGGTAATCCCAGAATATCAAAAGGAGGATCGTCAGGGTGAATGGCCAGCTTAATACCTACCTCTTCAGCCACAGGAGCTACTTCCTGTAAAAAGTACTTCAGATTTTCCCGCAACGCTGCATGATCTATATCCTTATACCAATCCAGCTTAGCCCGCATCTGATCCAGGGTTTGTTTCTTTTCACCCGGAATTCCAAACATCACAATACCAGCCAGTTGCTCAAGCTGCATAGAAGTATATTGTTTAAAACGTTTTTCAGCCTCCTGTACAACAGCTTCAGGATATGAATCAGAAGCATTTTTACGCTTTAATAAATGAATATCAAAGACAGCCAAGTCAAACCAGTTGAAATACAATGCCTTTGATTTGTCAGGCATTGTGTAGTCCAGATCTGTACGGGTCCAGTCATTGACAGGCATAAAATTGTAGGTCACAATTTTTAACCCACATTCACCCAGATTCCGCAGACTCTGTTTATAAAGATCAATGTATTGCTGATAATTACCTGTCCGGGTTTTAATGGATTCGTGTATAGTTACACTTTCTACCACATCCCAGCTCAATCCCCCTGCCTGTATTTCTTCCTGACGTTTTTTGATTTCATCCACTGTCCACACTTCTCCATGCGGAATATGGTGCAATGCAGTTACGATTCCCTGTGCTCCGGTCTGGCATACATCCTGTAAACTCACAGGATCATTTGGCCCAAACCAGCGCCATGTTTGTCTCATTCGCATATTTTAACAGTTATATACTAGTGTGAATAGATTGGAAAAGATAGTGAGGTATTACACCCCTGAGAATACATGGAAGCCACCATCCACACAAATAACCTCACCCGTTACAAATCCGGTTCCGTCTCCAAGCAACCATAATAATGTTCCGACTAACTCGTCTGGCTCTCCAAATCGTTTATAAGGCGTGCTCCGAATTACTGCTTCTCCCCGACTAGTATACGAACCATCTTCGTTAGTCAGTAACCGACGATTCTGGTGTGTAATAAAGAAACCTGGTGCAATTGCATTCATACGAATCTTGTCACCGTACCGGTTGGCCAACTCAACAGCCATCCAGCGGGTAAAATTGTCGATAGCCGCTTTAGCCATAGAATAACCCAATACACGGGTAATAGCTGTTTGTGCAGCCATTGAGGAGATATTTACAATGCTGCCTTTTTCATTTCCGGCAGCAATGGCTTTTCCAAAAATGGTAGTAGGTAAGATGGTACCGAACAGGTTCAGATCAAATGCCTTTCGTAGGGCGGGTATATCTATTGTAAAAATATCCGCATCTGGTCCAATGACGGCTTCGGGAATATTACCGCCAGCGGCATTCACCAACCCATTGACCTTACCATAGGTATTTAAAACCTGATCACAGGCTTTCTGCAGATCGCTCTCATTAAGCACGTCTGCCTGAATAAATAAGGCTTCACCTCCTGCTTCCTTTACCTGACGTACTCGTTCATCCCCCTCAGCCTGATTTCGGCCTAGTATAACTGCTGTTCCACCTGCTTCACAGACTCCCTTTACAAAGGAACCTCCCAAAATCCCTGTTCCTCCTGTAATAACAATCACTTTTTGATTCATCGAAAACATACAATCTGATATTTTATAGTATATGAATGAGATAGAAGCATTACTTACTTTGATGAAAGCCGTAGAGAAGATTCCCGAACAATAAGTTCGGATCGTAAAATGATAGTATTGGTAGCATGACTGGCAGAGACACCATTCAAATGACTAATCAGGCTTTTGACAGCTATTTCTCCCATTTCGTATCCCGGATAGTGTATAGTAGTCAGGTTAGGCTCTACAACCTGTGACAATGGATCATTATTGAATCCTGCTACAGCTACATCTTGAGGAACAGAATAACCTGCCCGCTTTAAAGCACTCATGCAACTGACTGCACAAAAATCATTGGCAACAAAAAGTCCATCAGGTGGCAGAAGCATCTCCTGAATTTGTTGCACAACCCATTGACCAGTATCCATACCTAAGTCAGTCACTTTTACTAAAGAATCATCATAGGCTATTCCAGCCTCCGTCAATGCCAACTGATAACCTTTGAGGCGGTCGGCGTATACATTTCGTTTCAGACTTCCTGTAACATGCATAATCCGCTGACTACCTTGACTAATCAGATGATTGGTTACCTCATAACCTGCCCTTACATTGTCTATAATGATACTGGTAGACTGATTATGTGACATAACCCTATCAAAAAACAACAAGGGTATATTTCGCTTTAGAAAGGGTTCAAAATGTTCCAGATCTTCGGTATCAAATGCCAGAGATACCAGTAAACCATCAACTCTACTGTCAAACATGGTTCTGGCATTGGTAATCTCTTTTTTAAAGGATTCCATTGACTGGCTAATAATCAGATTGTAGGATGCTTCATTGGCTTCTTTTTCCATTCCTGCCAATACGGTTGACATAAAATAGCTGTTTAACCGGGGCACAATCACACCCAATGTATTTGTACGCTTTTTTCGAAGAGAACTCGCAAATGGGTTAATGCGGTATCCCATTTCTCTGGCGGTACTTGCTATAAGGCTTTTAGTAGCATTGTTAATAGCCGGATGGTCATTCAAGGCTCTACTCACTGTGGCGGGTGAGATATTTAACTGTTTGGCAATATCATATATTGTTATTTCTTTTTCCATAAGTCACTCATCTTGATTGCATTAGGAAGCTAATATACTATTGCTATAGCAAAAATAGTGTGAGCGAAGATAGAGAATGGGTTATTTAAATGCAACCGATTGCAAAACAACAATAAAAATCAATTATTATACGTCTTTATGACAATTTATTTTTTCCATAAAAAATACTATTACAAATAAATTTTCTATAATAAATAGAAATATACCACTATAAAATATACAATTAAGTAATATTTAAGTGAAAAAAGATTTTATGCAATCGATTGCAGTTATCGAAATTATTGAGAAATTTAAATTCGATTTTATGTAGTGACACCCATCTATCCTCATTTATTTATGAAACAATCAATTTTACCCGAAATCCGTATCTTACCTATAGGCTTCGGATGGAAGTATGTACTCATTGCAGCCTGTACGCTTCTTATTAGTATAACACAGGCTAATGCACAAGCAAAATCCATAACTGGAAAAGTCACTGATGACAAAGGTGGCGAACTACCAGGGGTTAGTGTGCTCATCAAGGGTACAAACAATGGTACTGTTACCAATTCAGAAGGCCGTTACACACTTTCAGTATCAAATCCCGATGCAGTACTAGTCTTTAGCTTTATCGGATATATTTCCGAAGAAACCTCATTAAATGGGAGATCAACTATTGATGTTCAGTTGCTACCAGATATTACTTCTCTTACAGAGGTAGTTGTAGTAGGGTATGGTACCCAGAAAAAATCAGATGTAACAGGTGCCATTGTCTCGGTAAACGAGAAAACATTACGTGAAGTACCTGCAGCTAACCTGAGCCAGGCATTGCAGGGAAGAGCTGCTGGTTTGCAAATCCAGCCAACCGGAACGCGACCAGGCAGCGTTGGACAAATCCGTGTACGTGGAGAACGCTCTCTAGGTGGCTCAAATGATCCTCTGCTGGTAGTAGATGGTATCCCGTATGACGGTAGCATTAATGACCTGAACCCATCAGATATTAAATCGCTGGAAATCCTGAAGGATGCTTCAGCAACTGCCATTTACGGTTCTCGGGGCGCTAATGGGGTCATTATCATTACCACTCAACGTGGACAAGCCGGGAAACCTGTAGTATCCTATAATGGATATCAGGGTGTAACCACTGTCGCCCGTAAATACCATCTATTCAATGCAGAAGAATTTCAGAAAATGCGGGATGTATCTGGGTATGGTGTAGCAGCAGGAGCTCCGTACTTGCCTGTTGAGTTAGAATCCATCAGTATGGGTCGCTCTACTGACTGGCAGGATTTATTGTACAAGAACGGCAAGGTCATGAACCATGAACTATCCGTAGGTGGTGGTACTGAAAATACTCAATATTCTTTTGGAGGAGGTTATTACAAAGAAACAGCTGTCTTACCAGGCCAGTCTTTTCAGCGTTATTCTCTTCGGATGACGATTGATCAAAAGATAGGAAAACGAGTAAAAATTGGATTTAATACCATGAACACTTTTGGTATTACAGACGGTGAAAGTGTGGGTGCCATGTATTCTATCCTTTCTACCAGTCCATTGGTTCCTGCATATGATGCAAATGGAGCAATTATCAATCAGCCATCATATCCAAGAGAAGATCAGTATAGCCCACTCTTGCTTAACAACAAAGATAGTTGGGCAGAGAGACGCAAAAGAATCCGTACGTTTAACAGCTTATATGGAGAAGTAGAGATCCTGGAAGGCTTGAAATACCGTCTCAATATAGGTTTGGATTACAGACAGGATCAGTATGGTTCTTATGCTGGCAAATTTACTCCAATGAATAATGGAACCACCTCGACAGCAACAGTAGATAATGGATCAGCCTATAACTATACGATAGAAAACCTGTTAACGTATGATAAAACCATTGCAGAAAAACACCGCTTTGGAGTAACCGGACTCTATAGTATCCAGCAATCAGAATCAAACAATACACGTATCAGTGCTACGGATCTTGTTGCTGACTACATTCAGTACTATAATCTGGGGTTGTCTAATTCAACAGCTATTGTTTCTTCAGACAACCAGGGATATTCCAAAAGGGTAATTTTATCCTACATGGGTCGTATCAATTACAGTTATGATGATCGCTACTTACTAACAGTTACCGGACGTCTGGATGGCTCCTCTGTGTTGGCAGCAGGTAACAAATGGCATGCCTATCCGGCAGTGAGTGCAGGGTGGAATATCACTAACGAGTCTTTCATGAAAGATATTCGTTTTCTCTCTACGTTAAAACTGAGAGCAGGTTTGGGACAAACATCCAATCAGGCAATTAATCCATTCCAAACGTTGGGAAGTTTGTCTCAGAATAAATACAATTTTGGTAGTACAAATGCTTACGGATATTATACGTCTACATTACCTAACCCTGACTTAGGCTGGGAATATACCAAAACTGTTAATATTGGCTTGGATTATGGTTTCCTGAATGGCCGTATCACGGGATCATTTGAAGTATACCGCCAAAGAACGGAAGACATTCTGTTGAATACCAGCTTGCCTCCTACCAGTGGCGTACCAGGGGCTTATCTGAAAAACGTAGGTAAGACAGAAAATAAAGGGATAGAGTTCAGTGTATCCACTCAAAATATAATCAAAGAAAACGGCTTTAACTGGTCTACCGATCTGAATATATTCTTTAATAGAAACAAAATCCTGGCATTAAACTCTGGCGTAACCAAAGACTTGGGTAACCTGTGGTTTGTAGGTCAGCCTATCAATGTGATCTTTGATTATGAGAAAATAGGAATCTGGCAAACCAATGAAGCAGATGCAGCAACGAAGTTCAGTCAAAAACCAGGTCAGATCAAAGTAAAGGATCAGAACAATGATGGCAAGATCACACCGGAAGATGACAAAGTTATCCTAGGCAACTTCCAGCCTAAGTTTCAGGGTGGCTTTACTAACCGTTTCAGTTACAAAGGATTTGATCTTTCCGTAGTTACGTTTGCCAGCATTGGAGGTAAATTAATCAGTGCTATCCATCAGCCTCAGAGTTATCTGAACATGCTTCAGGGACGTCGCAATGGTATTAAGGTAGATTACTGGACAGAGCAAAACCCTACCAATGCCTATCCAAAACCAGATGCTGCGATTGGAGATAACCCATTGTATGGTTCTACACTTGGTTATTTTGATGCAACTTTTGTAAAAATCCGCAGCATAAATTTAGGATACAACCTGCCACAAAACTGGCTAAAGAAAATATCAGCCAGCTCTATACGCATTTATGCGACTGTTAATAACGTAGCTACTTTATTCTCTCCTTATATCAAGGCAGGTGGTGTTGATCCGGAAGCAACGGGAACAGGAGCTCAAGGAGTTGTAGCCAATTCCAATATTCCAAGCCGTCAGTTGACTGTAGGAGCGAATACGCCTCCGTCCCGTTGGTTTATGATTGGCTTAAATATCAAATACTAAAAAAGATAAGATTTATATATTCTATGAAATCATTTCTAACATTATCGGCATTCTATGTTGCAACAGTCCTGATTCTTTCTGGATGCAATGGAAAACTTGACGAAGAACCTAAATCTATTCTGGTGCCCTCCTATTTCAAGACAGCCCAAGGGATAGATGCAGGAGTAACCGCAGCGTATTCAGGTCTCCGGTATCAATATGGTCCGGAAGGTTCTATGATCATTACGGTATCCGGTACAGATGAGTTTTCAGTGGGTGATGGAGCCAATACAGATGGGGTAAGTATCAACGCATATAATGCGGGTTTAAGTGCAGACAATGGTCAGTTTCTGACTCCCTGGAACAATAACTTTACCTATATCAATACCTGTAATGGTGTGATTGACTTCGGTCCGGAAGCGAATCTGGATGCAGCCACCAGAACCAGACTGATTGCAGAAGCTCAATATCTGCGTGCACACTACTATTTTCTGCTGGTACAAACGTATGGTGCGGTTCCATTAGATCTGGGCTCCGGAGTACTGAAGTTCAATACCAATCCAATCAGTCAGTCTGAACGGAGTCCTGTTGGTGATGTATATGCAGCTATTATCACTGATCTGACGGCTGCGGCTACAAATTTGCCGGATAAACCCTTTCAAACGGGTAGAGCATCCAAAGCTGCAGCCAAACATCTGTTGGCAAAAGTATACCTGACAAGAGCAGGATCTGTAGCCAAACAATCTGATGATTATCAGAGAGCATTTGAAACAGCTAAAGAACTTATAGACAACAAATCTGTATATGGTCTTAATCTGCTGCAGGATTTTGGAGATGTAAACAAACAAGGTCAGGAACACAGTTCTGAATCAATCTTTACAGTAGAACACACCAGTGACCTGGTTTTCAATGAGAGTGATGTCAATGCTCCTGCCAGTGGTCTGAAAGAAAATCGCAGTTTGTATCTTTTCACACCATACTACGAAATACAAACTGTTGGTGGTAAATCGCCTGTAATCAGAGACATGAATTACCAACGTCCCTGGAGACGATTTGCCCCTACCAGTTGGTTGCTAAATACTGCCTTTGCAGATAAAACCAATGATTCCCGTTATGATAACACGTTCCGTACTGTATGGTTTGCCAATACCTCTGATGCATCCAGATTACCAGCAGGCATGAGTATGGGAGATACAGCATTTTACATGCCAGGCCGGGCGGTAACAGATGCAGAACGTGCAGCAAAAAAATACCGTATCTATGCGCCTAGCGACTATACAAAGGGAATGTATCCTCACATGAAAAAATTTGACGATACCAAACGTGCAGCAGTTAACTACTCTTCCACACGTGCATTTATGGTTCATAAATTTTCTGAAACATACCTGATCGCAGCTGAAGCCGCACTTATGATGGGAAATAAAGAGGATGCGGTTACATACCTTAACGTGTTGAGACAACGTGCAGCGTACAGACCTGGTAAAGATAACAGTGCAGCCATCACAGCTATGACCATCACAGATCCAAACGTAGTCACACTAGACTTTATCCTGGATGAAAGAAGCCGTGAACTGTGTGGTGAACAGCACAGATGGTTTGATCTGGTCAGAACTGGTAAACTGATTGAAAGGGTAAAACTTTACAATCCGGAAGGTGCTGCCAATATTCAGGAACGTCATACATTACGACCTATTCCTCAAAGTCAGATTAACCTGACTGTAAATGAGTTCCCTCAAAATCCCGGATACTAGCCATAATAACAAAAACTGAGGTCCACAAAACCTCAGTTTTTGTATATTAACAGATTATCAATCTATTATCTGCATTTTATGCGTTGTATCTATACCAATCTCCTATTTTTTTCTATCTTCCTGTATGCTATTGGGCAGAAAAAGTCCCTTCAGGAAATTCCGCACTTACAACAACAGGGAAACACCACCCAACTGATCGTATCTGGCAAATCCTACCTGATACTTGGCGGAAAATCAGGCAACTCCAGTGCTTCAAACCTTGACTATATGCAGCCAATATGGCCTAACCTAACAGCCATGCATGTCAATACAATAGTAATCCCAATCTATTGGGAGCTGCTGAAACCACAAGAAGGCAAATTTGACTTTACTCTGGTATTTTCTTCTTTTTCCATAGAATCCACAGATACTCCTAATGGAGCCAAGGCCATCAGGGCCGGCATCTTCGTTTTCAGTTAGTGCATATGGTAGAAAACACTTGAAATTATATTGTTATCAATAAAACCCCCAACCTATATGTATCTCTACAAAACCTATAATATCCTGATAATCTCTGCATTATTAGCATGTTCTTTACAGAACCTTTACTCTCAGTCCAGTACTCCAAAAACCTCATCCAAAGGTTTAAAGGATTATTATAAGAATTATTTTCCAATAGGGGTTGCCGTATCTCCACGTGCTCTGCAAGGTCCGGAATCCGGATTAATTCTTCAGCAATTCAATAGTATTACTCCCGAAAATGCCATGAAGATGGGTCCCATTCATCCGGAAGAAAACCGTTATTTCTGGGATGATGCAGATGCTATCGTCAACTTTGCCCAGACCAATAAGCTACGCATACGTGGTCATAATTTATGCTGGCATGAACAAACACCCAAATGGATTTTTACAGATGCTCAGGGAAAAAATGTAACCAAAGAAGTTCTGCTCAAACGGCTCAAGGACCATATTAATGCTGTAGTTTCCCGCTACAAAGGAAAAATTTATGCATGGGATGTGGTAAACGAGGCCATTGATGATGACAGTACAAAGTTTTTACGCAACAGCCTATGGTACCAGATATGTGGTGAAGATTTCATTGTAAAAGCATTTGAATACGCCCATCAGGCTGATCCAAATGCTTTGCTATTCTACAATGACTATAATACCGAAAGACCAGAAAAAACC
This genomic stretch from Xanthocytophaga agilis harbors:
- the uxuA gene encoding mannonate dehydratase; translated protein: MRQTWRWFGPNDPVSLQDVCQTGAQGIVTALHHIPHGEVWTVDEIKKRQEEIQAGGLSWDVVESVTIHESIKTRTGNYQQYIDLYKQSLRNLGECGLKIVTYNFMPVNDWTRTDLDYTMPDKSKALYFNWFDLAVFDIHLLKRKNASDSYPEAVVQEAEKRFKQYTSMQLEQLAGIVMFGIPGEKKQTLDQMRAKLDWYKDIDHAALRENLKYFLQEVAPVAEEVGIKLAIHPDDPPFDILGLPRIVSRADDLEYILSAVPDKSNGICFCTGSLGANPENNLPEMAKKVGTRIHFVHLRNVTKDEYGNFYEDDHLGGDVDMYAVMKEILTIQQQVAEPIPFRPDHGHQMMDDMAKVTNPGYSCIGRMRGLAELRGLELGICRAEGW
- a CDS encoding SDR family oxidoreductase, yielding MFSMNQKVIVITGGTGILGGSFVKGVCEAGGTAVILGRNQAEGDERVRQVKEAGGEALFIQADVLNESDLQKACDQVLNTYGKVNGLVNAAGGNIPEAVIGPDADIFTIDIPALRKAFDLNLFGTILPTTIFGKAIAAGNEKGSIVNISSMAAQTAITRVLGYSMAKAAIDNFTRWMAVELANRYGDKIRMNAIAPGFFITHQNRRLLTNEDGSYTSRGEAVIRSTPYKRFGEPDELVGTLLWLLGDGTGFVTGEVICVDGGFHVFSGV
- a CDS encoding LacI family DNA-binding transcriptional regulator, which codes for MEKEITIYDIAKQLNISPATVSRALNDHPAINNATKSLIASTAREMGYRINPFASSLRKKRTNTLGVIVPRLNSYFMSTVLAGMEKEANEASYNLIISQSMESFKKEITNARTMFDSRVDGLLVSLAFDTEDLEHFEPFLKRNIPLLFFDRVMSHNQSTSIIIDNVRAGYEVTNHLISQGSQRIMHVTGSLKRNVYADRLKGYQLALTEAGIAYDDSLVKVTDLGMDTGQWVVQQIQEMLLPPDGLFVANDFCAVSCMSALKRAGYSVPQDVAVAGFNNDPLSQVVEPNLTTIHYPGYEMGEIAVKSLISHLNGVSASHATNTIILRSELIVRESSLRLSSK
- a CDS encoding TonB-dependent receptor, with the protein product MKQSILPEIRILPIGFGWKYVLIAACTLLISITQANAQAKSITGKVTDDKGGELPGVSVLIKGTNNGTVTNSEGRYTLSVSNPDAVLVFSFIGYISEETSLNGRSTIDVQLLPDITSLTEVVVVGYGTQKKSDVTGAIVSVNEKTLREVPAANLSQALQGRAAGLQIQPTGTRPGSVGQIRVRGERSLGGSNDPLLVVDGIPYDGSINDLNPSDIKSLEILKDASATAIYGSRGANGVIIITTQRGQAGKPVVSYNGYQGVTTVARKYHLFNAEEFQKMRDVSGYGVAAGAPYLPVELESISMGRSTDWQDLLYKNGKVMNHELSVGGGTENTQYSFGGGYYKETAVLPGQSFQRYSLRMTIDQKIGKRVKIGFNTMNTFGITDGESVGAMYSILSTSPLVPAYDANGAIINQPSYPREDQYSPLLLNNKDSWAERRKRIRTFNSLYGEVEILEGLKYRLNIGLDYRQDQYGSYAGKFTPMNNGTTSTATVDNGSAYNYTIENLLTYDKTIAEKHRFGVTGLYSIQQSESNNTRISATDLVADYIQYYNLGLSNSTAIVSSDNQGYSKRVILSYMGRINYSYDDRYLLTVTGRLDGSSVLAAGNKWHAYPAVSAGWNITNESFMKDIRFLSTLKLRAGLGQTSNQAINPFQTLGSLSQNKYNFGSTNAYGYYTSTLPNPDLGWEYTKTVNIGLDYGFLNGRITGSFEVYRQRTEDILLNTSLPPTSGVPGAYLKNVGKTENKGIEFSVSTQNIIKENGFNWSTDLNIFFNRNKILALNSGVTKDLGNLWFVGQPINVIFDYEKIGIWQTNEADAATKFSQKPGQIKVKDQNNDGKITPEDDKVILGNFQPKFQGGFTNRFSYKGFDLSVVTFASIGGKLISAIHQPQSYLNMLQGRRNGIKVDYWTEQNPTNAYPKPDAAIGDNPLYGSTLGYFDATFVKIRSINLGYNLPQNWLKKISASSIRIYATVNNVATLFSPYIKAGGVDPEATGTGAQGVVANSNIPSRQLTVGANTPPSRWFMIGLNIKY
- a CDS encoding RagB/SusD family nutrient uptake outer membrane protein — protein: MKSFLTLSAFYVATVLILSGCNGKLDEEPKSILVPSYFKTAQGIDAGVTAAYSGLRYQYGPEGSMIITVSGTDEFSVGDGANTDGVSINAYNAGLSADNGQFLTPWNNNFTYINTCNGVIDFGPEANLDAATRTRLIAEAQYLRAHYYFLLVQTYGAVPLDLGSGVLKFNTNPISQSERSPVGDVYAAIITDLTAAATNLPDKPFQTGRASKAAAKHLLAKVYLTRAGSVAKQSDDYQRAFETAKELIDNKSVYGLNLLQDFGDVNKQGQEHSSESIFTVEHTSDLVFNESDVNAPASGLKENRSLYLFTPYYEIQTVGGKSPVIRDMNYQRPWRRFAPTSWLLNTAFADKTNDSRYDNTFRTVWFANTSDASRLPAGMSMGDTAFYMPGRAVTDAERAAKKYRIYAPSDYTKGMYPHMKKFDDTKRAAVNYSSTRAFMVHKFSETYLIAAEAALMMGNKEDAVTYLNVLRQRAAYRPGKDNSAAITAMTITDPNVVTLDFILDERSRELCGEQHRWFDLVRTGKLIERVKLYNPEGAANIQERHTLRPIPQSQINLTVNEFPQNPGY
- a CDS encoding endo-1,4-beta-xylanase; protein product: MYLYKTYNILIISALLACSLQNLYSQSSTPKTSSKGLKDYYKNYFPIGVAVSPRALQGPESGLILQQFNSITPENAMKMGPIHPEENRYFWDDADAIVNFAQTNKLRIRGHNLCWHEQTPKWIFTDAQGKNVTKEVLLKRLKDHINAVVSRYKGKIYAWDVVNEAIDDDSTKFLRNSLWYQICGEDFIVKAFEYAHQADPNALLFYNDYNTERPEKTERVYQLLKKLKEAKVPVHGVGLQAHWSIYEPSEKELRNAIEKFSSLGLQIHFTEVDMSVYRWEKNRRERKEGESDAFTPELEQKQLEQYKKVFSIFREYKKAITSVTFWNISDKSTWLDNYPVRGRKNYPLLFDQNLQPKKVYWEVIKF